ttatgtattgaaaattgtcaataaaaactttaaaaagggtTTGATGTATGAAGATAATAGTGATTATACTTCTAAGTATTTCAGTTTTATTATTAGATAAGTATACTCTAAGCTTTTTAAGTACATGCCTATCTATAGCCAAAGCGTCATGTTTTATGTTTGGCATGATAAAAATCATAAGCCTTGGAAGCCCGGTCtccgggtaagatggcagcagaCGGACAGTGCTCGCTCCCCGCTTCATGGCGGCCAGTGACCCTCACCCACGTCGAATATCCTGCAGGTGATCTCTCTGGCCACCTCCTTGCCTACCTGAGCCTTTGCCCTGTTTTTGTCATCGTTGGTTTTGTAACCCTCATCATATTCAAGTGGGAGCTGCACACAATCTCATTCCTCGGGGGACTGGCATTGAACAAGGGGGTGAACTGGCTAATCAAGCACGTCATCCAGGACCCTCGGCCCTGTGGAGGTCCCCACACAGCAGTGGGTACTAAGCACAGGATGCCCTCCAGCCATTCCCAGTTTATGTGGTTCTTCTCTGtctattccttccttttcctgtaTTTAAGAATGTACCAAACAAATAATGCTAGGTTCCTGGACTTGCTATGGAGGCATGTTCTCTCCCTGGGGCTCCTCACTGCTGCCTTTCTCGTCTCCTTCAGCAAGGTCTACCTGCTGTACCACACCTGGAGCCAGGTGCTCTACGGGGGCATTGCTGGAAGCCTCATGGCCATTGCCTGGTTCATCTTCACCCAGGATGTCCTCACCCTGCTGTTCCCCAGGATAGCAGCCTGGCCCATCTCTGAGTTCTTCCTAATCTGGGATACAAGCCTCATCCCTAATGTACTCTGGTTTGAGTACACAGTAACCCGAGCAGAAGCCAGGAACAGACAGCGAAAGCTGGGGAAAAAACTGCAGTGACTGGTGGGTGTGGCTGGGTCCAGCCTCCAAGTCTGGCCTGCACCATGCCTTGCAGGTTGGACAGAATGACAGATGGAGGGATGAAGCAGAGACCTCTACAGACCCAAGTCACCAAGTGgagccttttttccccccttattttaattttaatggacAAGATGAACCAAAGGGCCAAGTTAACCCTTCAGCCAGGACCCAGGGAGGGCCTGCTGCCTGGGGGCGGGCCacatggccagagaccctggctctGCTGCTACCAGCCCCTGACTAAGTGGAAAGTGCTCTTGGCATGGGCTTTGGGGTGTGGGGTAGAGCACAGGGGCTTGCACTTCTGGTCTTGGGGCCAGGAATTCCAGGTGGTGTGAGGAGTACACACTAtttataattcttttgttttgttttgtcaaagGCAGGCAGGATTTTGGAGATGAGGCTGGAAGAGCCTGCTCCACAGTAGCTGCCCTGTGTACAGAGGGACCCAGGTCACTTCCCCGAGCCCTATGGCCTGCCTCCCACTGGGCCTGAGGGACTTGGGGCCAAGAGTGAAGCATCTCCAAGCTCTCTCTGCCACTGTTGCCATTCCAGAACCTCATCAGTATTTCCTTGTCTGTGGGCAGGGCCTTGAGCGAGCACCCCTTGCGGTGGCAGCTGCTGTCAGTGTGTTCTTCCCCATATCAACCCAACATCACAAGGGCTTTTCTCTGGTCCCCTATCCCCAAGACAGTAGTCCCTTTCCGACAAAAGAGCCTGCACATGTGGGTGAGCACACCCAAGCGTTTACAGCTCCTTTTGTCTGGCCAGCCAGTAGCAATCTGTCTTCATCACCACTGGAACAAGACTCAGAGGAACCAGGAGTTGGGAACCCTACCCCCTCCCTGTGTGCTGTGGATATGCCCTGTCTCCACAGGCTGGGAACCTGTGTAGGGGTCACCTTGAGGCCTGTGTCAAGTGTGGGTTAACTGATTCCAACCTGGAAGAATCCCTTCTAAGGGCCTGTTTCTAAGTCACTCTGCCACACTGGTGGACAGATGTTTCTAGACTTGGAAGTTTCCAGAACCAGACTCCAGGGGGACCTGTGTTTGAACCATCCCTTCTTTTCTCTGTGGAGGTTCCTGTTCTGCTGCTGAAGCACAATTTTTTGGTGCTTTCCTTTCTTGTCTGTCAAGGCCGTGTCCAAAGCCGTCCCAGACGCCAGGACCAGGGCTGGTTTCTAGGGAGGTAGGTCAGTCTCCACAGTTCCTCCCATTTctctagcatttttatttttactttttgcctGAGACAAGCCAAGTGTGAGGTGGTTTGACTTAAGAAAATAATGCAATTGTTtactattgttttaaaataaaacctgaaactctgggaaaaaaaatcataagcctTTTGCACATTTCTTTTTAGGCCTCAGGAGTGCAAGTTGCTGATGAAGTATGTCGCATTTTTTATGACATGAAAGTTCGGAAATGCTCTACAccagaagaaatcaagaaaagaaagaaggctgtCATTTTTTGTCTTAGTGCAGACAAAAAGTGTATCGTTGTTGAAGAAGGCAAGGAGATCTTGGTTGGAGATGTTGGTGTTACAATAACCGATCCTTTCAAGCATTTTGTGGGAATGCTTCCTGAAAAAGATTGTCGTTATGCTTTATATGATGCGAGTTTTGAAACCAAGGAGTCTAGAAAAGAAGAACTGATGTTTTTTTTATGGTAAGCATTTGAAATATGGAGTCTCTGTAAGTTAGAACTAATCTTCCAGTCAGcacttggagaatctgttttacaagcaaagtgttttatttttaatttaatatttttcctgtgttgctggagattgaacccatgACATGAGTTACATCATCGGGCCTGCCCCAAAATAACTCCTATTCAGTCTGTGacatttagtctttttttttttttttggttgttctagcccaggctgacctggagctcactctgtagtctcatgttggtcttgaactcacagcgatccttccatctcctgcccaagtgctgggattcaaggtgtgtgccatcatgcctggtgacatttaatttttgtttacaaGGGTTCACAAGGTCTTACCTGGATTGACATTTGTGAAGCCAAAATGAAAGACCATAACTTTTCAGCAGTTAGTATTTTTGGTGGGAGAAGAGCAAGAGGCAGGTTTTTAATGCATTCCCAGGACCCTTAAAACAATACTTTATTTGCAAAGAAGAGAATGAGactatatgggtgtgccaaggcctctagccactgtaaacaaacttgaggacatgcaccactttatgcatctagctttatgtgggtactggggaatcaaacctgggtcattagactttgtaggaaagcaccttaactgctgactctAGCTCCTAAATAGGCTTTAAAGTTAGTGTTTCCTTTGGTTGCAATTTTtcgtattttatattttatttatttgtgcaagagaggcagacagaaaatggtccttccagggcctctagccactgccaatgaactccagatgcatgtgctaccttgtatatctggcttattgggtactagggaattgaacctgggtccttaacgcTTCGCAggcaaaacgccttaactgctaaactctgtatccagcccagttttttgtgtttttaatgtaGTTTTTCATTATGaaagttattttcttattaaagAACGCTtgaaaaattaggaaaaagacttacattggtttgtttttt
Above is a window of Jaculus jaculus isolate mJacJac1 chromosome 8, mJacJac1.mat.Y.cur, whole genome shotgun sequence DNA encoding:
- the Dstn gene encoding destrin, with translation MASGVQVADEVCRIFYDMKVRKCSTPEEIKKRKKAVIFCLSADKKCIVVEEGKEILVGDVGVTITDPFKHFVGMLPEKDCRYALYDASFETKESRKEELMFFLWAPELAPLKSKMIYASSKDAIKKKFQGIKHEYQANGPEDLNRTCIAEKLGGSLIVAFEGSPV
- the LOC101597157 gene encoding dolichyldiphosphatase 1-like, with the translated sequence MAADGQCSLPASWRPVTLTHVEYPAGDLSGHLLAYLSLCPVFVIVGFVTLIIFKWELHTISFLGGLALNKGVNWLIKHVIQDPRPCGGPHTAVGTKHRMPSSHSQFMWFFSVYSFLFLYLRMYQTNNARFLDLLWRHVLSLGLLTAAFLVSFSKVYLLYHTWSQVLYGGIAGSLMAIAWFIFTQDVLTLLFPRIAAWPISEFFLIWDTSLIPNVLWFEYTVTRAEARNRQRKLGKKLQ